A region of Anolis carolinensis isolate JA03-04 unplaced genomic scaffold, rAnoCar3.1.pri scaffold_7, whole genome shotgun sequence DNA encodes the following proteins:
- the ankfy1 gene encoding rabankyrin-5, producing MAEEEVAKLEKHLMLLRQEYVKLQKKLTETERQCALLAAQSNKENASDSFISRLLSIISELYQQDQYSDLKIKVGDKSISAHKFVLAARSESWSLANLASTEEMDLSDADPDVTMAMLHWIYTDDLELREDDLFLTELMKLANRFQLKLLRERCEKGVMSLVNVRNCIRFYQTAEELNAGTLMNYCAEIIASHWDDLRKEDFSTMSAQLLYKMIKSKTEFPLHKAIKVEREDVVFLYLIEMDSQLPGKLNEPDGNGDLALDLALSRRLESIASTLVNSKADIDLADKRGWSLLHKAIQRGDTFAAHFLIRNGARVNAATLGEQETPLHIVSSHNPRKHKADAAGEAAAHIAEALLKAGANPNMQDSQGRTPLHVSVLMRNEPVFSQLLHCKQLDLELKTHEGSTALWLAVQFITVSSDPSVNPFEDAPVQNGTFFDENSFAARLIQRGSNTDAPDALTGNCLLQRAAQSGNEAAALFLATHGATVNHRNKRGETPLHTACRQGLANLTAELLQQGANPNLQTEKAGDGGGGGVSLQTPLHMAIAHNHPDVVSVILEQKANALHATSNLQIIPDFSLKDSRDQTVLGLALWTGLHTIAAQLLGSGASINDTMSDGQTLLHMAIQRQDSKSALFLLEHQADISVRTQEGETALQLAIKNQLPLVVDAICTRGADMSVPDEKGNPPLWLALESGLEDIASTLVRHGCDATSWAAGPSGCLQTLLHRAIDENSEQIACFLIRSGCDVNSPRQPGANGEGDEEAHDAQAPLHLAASWGLEETTQCLLEFGANVNAQDAEGRTPIHVAIVNQHGLIIQLLISHPDIQLNVRDRQGLTPFACAMTYKNNKAAEAILKREPGAAEQVDNKGRNFLHVAVQNSDIESVLFLISVQANVNSRVQDASKLTPLHLAVQAGSEIIVRNLLLAGAKVNELNKHRQTALHLAAQQDLPTICSVLLENGVDFAAVDENGNNALHLAVMQGRLTNIRVLLTECTVDAEAFNVRGQSPLHILGQYGKDNAAAIFDLFLECMPEYPLDKPDAEGNTVLLLAYMKGNANLCRAIVRAGARLGVTNNQGVNIFNYQVATKQLLFRLLDMLSKEPPWCDGSNCYECSAKFGVTTRKHHCRHCGRLLCHRCSTKEIPIIKFDLNKPVRVCNICFDVLTLGGVS from the exons ATGGCGGAAG AAGAGGTGGCCAAACTGGAGAAACACCTCATGCTTCTCCGCCAGGAATACGTCAAGCTGCAGAAGAAGCTGACCGAGACCGAGAGGCAATGCGCTCTCCTGGCCGCCCAGTCCAACAAAGAGAACGCCAGCGATTCCTTCATCAGCCGATTGCTTTCCATCATCTCCGAGCTCTATCAGCAGGATCAATACAG TGACCTGAAGATAAAGGTTGGGGACAAGAGCATCAGCGCTCACAAATTCGTCTTGGCAGCCCGGAGCGAGTCTTGGAGCCTGGCCAACCTGGCCTCCACGGAAGAGATGGATCTGTCAG ACGCTGACCCCGATGTGACCATGGCGATGCTGCACTGGATCTACACCGATGATTTGGAGCTGAGGGAGGACGACCTCTTCCTCACGGAGCTGATGAAGCTCGCCAACCGGTTCCAGCTGAAGCTCCTCCGGGAAAG ATGTGAAAAAGGAGTCATGTCACTGGTCAACGTCCGGAACTGCATCCGCTTCTATCAAACGGCCGAAGAACTGAATGCTGGCACTTTGATGAACTACTGTGCGGAGATCATTGCTAGTCATTGG gaTGACTTGAGGAAAGAAGACTTCAGCACGATGAGCGCCCAGCTTTTGTACAAAATGATCAAATCCAAAACCGAGTTCCCTTTGCACAAAGCAATCAAAGTGGAAAGAGAGGACGTCGTGTTCCTGTACCTCATTGAAATGGATTCGCAG CTTCCTGGGAAGTTGAACGAGCCGGACGGCAACGGAGACCTGGCTCTGGACCTGGCTCTCTCTCGGAGGCTGGAAAGCATCGCCAGCACCTTGGTGAACTCCAAGGCCGACATCGACCTGGCGGACAAGAGGGGCTGGAGCCTGCTGCACAAGGCCATCCAGAGGG GAGATACATTTGCTGCTCATTTCCTGATCCGGAACGGGGCCCGGGTCAACGCGGCCACGCTGGGGGAGCAGGAGACCCCGCTGCACATTGTGTCCTCCCACAACCCCAGGAAGCACAAGGCGGATGCCGCGGGGGAGGCGGCGGCACACATCGCGGAGGCCCTCCTCAAGGCCGGCGCCAACCCCAACATGCAGGACAGCCAGGGAAG GACGCCGTTGCACGTCTCTGTTCTGATGAGGAATGAGCCGGTTTTCAGCCAGCTTCTCCACTGCAAGCA GCTGGACCTGGAGCTGAAGACGCACGAGGGCAGCACGGCGCTGTGGCTGGCCGTCCAGTTCATCACAGTCTCCTCGGACCCTTCCGTCAACCCCTTTGAGGACGCCCCGGTCCAGAACGGGACCTTCTTCGACGAAAACAGCTTTGCCGCCCGGCTGATCCAGAGAGGCAGCAACACAGACGCCCCGGACGCTCTCACAG GGAACTGCCTGCTGCAGAGAGCCGCCCAGAGCGGGAACGAGGCTGCGGCGCTCTTCCTGGCCACGCACGGGGCCACCGTCAACCACAGGAATAAACGG GGAGAGACCCCGCTGCACACGGCTTGCCGCCAGGGCCTGGCCAACCTGACGGCGGAGTTGCTCCAGCAAGGAGCCAACCCCAACCTCCAGACGGAGAAAGCGGGCGACGGCGGTGGTGGTGGCGTGAGCCTGCAGACCCCGCTCCACATGGCCATCGCCCACAACCACCCTGACGTGGTCTCCGTCATCCTGGAGCAGAAAG CGAACGCTCTCCACGCCACCAGCAATTTGCAGATCATCCCAGACTTCAGCCTCAAGGATTCCCGGGATCAAACTGTGCTGGGACTCGCCTTGTGGACAG gCCTGCACACGATTGCGGCGCAGCTGCTGGGCTCGGGTGCCTCCATCAACGACACCATGTCGGACGGGCAGACGCTCCTGCACATGGCCATCCAGCGGCAGGACAGCAAGAGCGCACTCTTCCTCCTGGAGCACCAGGCCGACATCAGCGTCCG GACCCAGGAGGGGGAGACGGCGCTGCAGCTGGCCATCAAGAACCAGCTCCCACTGGTGGTGGACGCCATCTGCACCCGGGGCGCAGACATGTCCGTCCCGGACGAGAAGGGCAACCCCCCGCTGTGGCTGGCGCTGGAGAGCGGCCTCGAGGATATCGCTTCCACCCTG GTCCGGCACGGCTGCGACGCCACTTCCTGGGCGGCAGGGCCGAGCGGCTGTTTGCAGACTCTGTTGCACCGGGCCATCGATGAGAACAGCGAGCAGATCGCCTGCTTCCTCATCCGCAG CGGCTGCGACGTCAACAGTCCGCGGCAGCCGGGCGCCAACGGCGAGGGCGACGAGGAGGCGCATGATGCGCAGGCACCGCTGCACTTGGCTGCGTCCTGGGGCCTGGAGGAAACCACCCAGTGCCTGCTGGAGTTTGGCGCCAACGTCAACGCACAG GACGCCGAGGGAAGGACGCCAATCCACGTGGCCATTGTCAACCAGCACGGCCTGATTATCCAGCTCCTGATCTCCCACCCAGACATCCAGCTCAACGTCCGGGACCGGCAAGGCCTGACCCCCTTTGCCTGCGCCATGACCTACAAAAACAACAAGGCCGCCGAGGCCATCCTCAAGCGGGAGCCCGGCGCGGCCGAGCAG GTGGACAACAAGGGCCGGAACTTCCTCCACGTGGCCGTCCAGAACTCGGACATTGAGAGCGTGCTCTTCCTGATCAGCGTCCAGGCCAACGTGAATTCCAGGGTGCAGGACGCCTCCAAGCTCACGCCCTTGCACCTCGCCGTGCAGGCCGGGTCCGAGATCATCGTGCGGAACCTG CTGCTGGCGGGCGCCAAGGTCAACGAGCTGAACAAGCACCGCCAGACGGCCCTCCACTTGGCCGCCCAGCAGGACCTGCCCACCATTTGCTCCGTCCTCTTGGAGAACGGCGTGGACTTTGCCGCCGTGGATGAAAACGGGAACAATG CCCTCCACCTGGCGGTGATGCAAGGCCGCTTGACCAACATCCGGGTCCTGCTGACCGAGTGCACCGTGGACGCAGAGGCCTTCAATGTCAG AGGCCAGTCTCCATTGCACATCCTGGGCCAATACGGGAAAGACAACGCGGCGGCCATCTTTGACCTCTTCCTGGAGTGCATGCCCGAGTATCCCCTCGACAAACCAGACGCTGAAGGCAACACTG TGCTGCTCCTGGCCTACATGAAGGGCAACGCCAACCTGTGCCGGGCCATCGTCCGTGCCGGGGCCCGCCTGGGCGTCACCAACAACCAAGGCGTCAACATCTTCAACTACCAAGTGGCCACCAAACAGCTCCTTTTCCGGCTGCTGG ACATGCTCTCCAAGGAGCCTCCCTGGTGCGACGGCTCCAATTGCTACGAGTGCAGCGCCAAGTTCGGGGTCACCACCAGGAAGCATCACTG CCGTCACTGTGGGCGCCTGCTGTGCCACCGCTGCTCCACCAAAGAGATCCCCATCATCAAGTTCGACCTGAACAAGCCCGTCCGCGTCTGCAACATCTGCTTCGACGTCCTGACGCTGGGGGGGGTCTCCTAG
- the LOC100555363 gene encoding merlin-like — translation MAGVIASRMSFSSLKRKQPKTFTVRIVTMEAEMEFNCETKWKGKDLFDLVCRTLGLRETWFFGLQYMIKDTVAWLKMDKKVLDHDVPKEEPVTFHFLAKFYPENAEEELVQEITQHLFFLQVKKQILDEKIYCPPEASVLLASYAVQAKYGDYDPGVHKRGFLAQEELLPKRVVNLYQMTPEMWEERITAWYSQHRGRARDEADMEYLKIAQDLEMYGVNYFAIRNKKGTELLLGVDALGLHIYDPENKLTPKISFQWNEIRNVSYSDKEFTIKPLDKKIDVFKFNSSKLRVNKLILQLCIGNHDLFMRRRKADSLEVQQMKAQAREEKARKQIERQCLAREKHMREEAERNRDELERRLLQLKEEASMANEALMRSEETADLLAEKTQITEEEAKLLAQKAAEAEQEMQRIKATAIRTEEEKRLMEQKVLGAEMLALKMAEESERRAKEADQLKQDLQEARDSERRAKQKLLEITNKSYTQAMSASPAAVLPADLPSYGHTSESLSFDFKDTDMKRLSMEIEKEKVEYMEKSKHLQEQLNELKTEIEALKLKERETAMGFLHNESNSKHSTIERLTLQSTKSRVAFFEEL, via the coding sequence ATGGCCGGCGTCATCGCCTCCCGGATGAGCTTCAGCTCCTTGAAGAGGAAGCAGCCCAAGACCTTCACCGTCCGCATCGTCACCATGGAGGCCGAGATGGAGTTCAACTGCGAGACCAAATGGAAAGGGAAGGACCTCTTTGACCTCGTCTGCCGGACGCTGGGGCTCCGCGAGACCTGGTTCTTTGGGCTGCAGTACATGATCAAGGACACCGTGGCCTGGCTCAAGATGGACAAGAAGGTCTTGGACCACGATGTCCCGAAGGAGGAGCCAGTCACCTTCCACTTCCTGGCCAAGTTCTACCCGGAGAACGCAGAGGAGGAACTGGTCcaggaaatcacacaacacttaTTCTTTCTTCAGGTCAAGAAGCAGATTTTGGACGAGAAGATCTACTGTCCTCCTGAAGCCTCCGTCCTTCTCGCTTCCTACGCAGTCCAAGCCAAGTATGGAGATTATGATCCCGGTGTTCACAAACGTGGCTTCCTTGCTCAGGAAGAACTGCTTCCGAAACGGGTGGTCAACCTATACCAGATGACCCCGGAAATGTGGGAGGAAAGGATCACCGCTTGGTACAGCCAACATCGCGGAAGAGCCAGGGATGAGGCGGACATGGAGTACCTCAAGATCGCCCAGGACCTCGAGATGTATGGCGTCAACTATTTTGCAATCCGGAATAAGAAAGGAACCGAGCTGCTTCTGGGAGTGGACGCCTTGGGCCTCCATATCTACGACCCCGAAAACAAGCTGACCCCCAAAATCTCCTTCCAGTGGAATGAGATCCGCAACGTCTCCTACAGCGATAAGGAGTTCACCATTAAGCCCCTGGATAAGAAGATCGACGTCTTCAAGTTCAACTCCTCCAAGCTCCGGGTCAATAAACTGATCCTACAGCTCTGCATCGGAAACCATGACCTGTtcatgaggaggaggaaggccgaCTCCTTGGAGGTCCAGCAGATGAAGGCCCAGGCCCGGGAGGAGAAGGCCCGCAAGCAGATAGAACGGCAGTGCTTGGCGCGAGAGAAACATATGCGGGAGGAGGCCGAACGAAACCGGGACGAGTTGGAGCGGCGGCTGTTGCAACTGAAAGAAGAGGCGAGCATGGCCAACGAAGCCTTAATGCGCTCGGAGGAAACGGCGGACCTGCTGGCCGAAAAGACCCAGATCACCGAAGAGGAGGCGAAGCTCCTGGCCCAGAAAGCGGCCGAAGCCGAGCAGGAGATGCAGCGGATCAAGGCCACCGCCATCCGGACGGAGGAGGAGAAGCGGCTCATGGAGCAGAAAGTCCTGGGGGCCGAGATGCTGGCGCTCAAGATGGCAGAGGAGTCCGAGCGGAGGGCAAAGGAAGCCGACCAGCTCAAGCAGGACCTGCAAGAGGCGCGGGACTCGGAGCGAAGAGCCAAGCAGAAGCTCCTGGAAATCACCAACAAGTCCTACACACAGGCCATGAGTGCGAGTCCCGCCGCCGTGCTGCCCGCCGATTTGCCCTCCTACGGACACACCAGCGAGAGCCTCTCCTTCGACTTCAAAGATACGGATATGAAGAGACTGTCCATGGAGATCGAGAAAGAGAAGGTGGAATATATGGAGAAAAGCAAGCACCTCCAAGAACAGCTGAATGAGCTGAAGACAGAAAtcgaggccttgaagctgaaggaGCGAGAGACCGCCATGGGTTTCTTGCACAACGAGAGCAACAGCAAGCACAGCACCATCGAGAGGCTGACCTTGCAGAGCACAAAATCCCGAGTGGCTTTCTTTGAGGAACTCTAA